In Candidatus Methylomirabilota bacterium, one DNA window encodes the following:
- a CDS encoding adenine phosphoribosyltransferase translates to MDVAGLRSKIRDIKDFPTEGVLFKDITTLLKDASAFRYVVDRLSTLHRGEQVQVVVGVESRGFIFAGAVAHQLQAGFVPVRKLGKLPGKTIEVEYELEYGRDALAIHADAIRPGQRVLAVDDLLATGGTMAATLRLIEQLGGQVVGVSFLIELAFLHGREKLKNYPLHSLIVYE, encoded by the coding sequence GTGGACGTCGCCGGGCTGCGCTCGAAAATCCGTGATATCAAGGATTTTCCGACCGAGGGAGTCCTTTTCAAGGACATCACCACGCTGCTCAAGGACGCCTCGGCGTTCCGGTACGTCGTCGACCGGCTCTCCACGCTGCACCGCGGCGAGCAGGTCCAGGTGGTGGTCGGCGTCGAATCTCGCGGGTTCATCTTCGCCGGCGCCGTCGCACATCAACTGCAGGCCGGTTTCGTGCCCGTGCGCAAGCTGGGCAAGCTGCCGGGCAAGACGATCGAGGTGGAGTACGAGCTCGAGTACGGCCGTGATGCCCTGGCCATTCATGCCGACGCCATCCGGCCCGGCCAGCGGGTGCTCGCCGTGGACGATCTCCTGGCCACCGGCGGGACGATGGCGGCGACGCTGAGGCTCATCGAGCAGCTCGGCGGTCAGGTCGTCGGCGTCAGTTTTCTGATCGAGCTCGCCTTCCTGCACGGCCGGGAGAAGCTGAAGAACTATCCCTTGCACTCCCTGATCGTCTATGAGTAG